In the genome of Candidatus Eisenbacteria bacterium, the window GCGGGGACGCACCCTCTCGACGGGCAGATCTTCGCGATCTTCATCATCGTTCTTGCCGCCGCGGAGGCAGTCATTCTTCTCGCCGTCATTATCGCGATCTATCGGCAGGTCGAGTCGATCGACGCGGACCGCCTGCGAGAGCTGAAGGGGTAGGCGATGCACGAAAGCGGAGCGAGAATCGCCGAGACGAGCCTCCTGTGGATCGTTCTCCTTCCTCTTCTCGGGGCCGCCTGGAACGGCTTCTTCGGGAAGAAGATCCAGATGCGTTTCGGCGAACGGGCGATCGCCGCCGTCGGATGCCTCACCGTCGCGGCTTCCTTCCTCCTCTCGCTGCGCGCGGTGCTCGCCCTTCCGCCGGGGGGCGCCGCGGCGGACCGGGTCTACCTGTGGTTCGGGGCCGGCGACCTTCACGTTCCGTTCTCGCTCCTTCTCGACCCGCTCTCGGCGGTGATGGCTCTCGTCGTGACCGGAGTAAGCGCTCTCATCCATCTCTACTCGATCGGCTACATGCGCGGGGATCGCGGTTTCTATCGATACTTTTCGTTCCTGAACCTCTTCGTTTTCGCGATGCTCCTCCTCGTGCTCGGCGACAACATCCTCCTTCTCTTCGTCGGATGGGAAGGGGTCGGGCTCTGCTCGTACCTCCTCATCGGCTTCTGGTTCGCCGATCGGGAGAAGGCGGCCGCGGGGATGAAGGCGTTTCTCGTGAACCGGATCGGGGATCTTGGGTTCCTCGTCGGAATCCTCGCCCTCTGGTGGAGTCTCGCGAAGCACGGCGTCTTCTCGCTCGACTTCCGCGCGATGGCGGAGGGAATCCATCTTCTCCAGGGGGACACGATCCTCGGCGTCCCGGCGCTCGCCTTCATCGGAATCGCGCTTTTCGTCGGGGCGGCGGGCAAGTCCGCGCAGATCCCGCTCTATGTCTGGCTCCCCGACGCGATGGCCGGTCCGACCCCGGTCTCCGCTCTCATCCACGCGGCGACGATGGTGACCGCGGGCGTCTACATGATCGCGCGGATGAGCTTCCTCTACTCGCTCGCGCCGCAAGCCCTCGCCGTCGTGGCGGTGATCGGCGCGGCGACCGCGCTCTTCGCGGCGACGATCGGCTTCGCGCAAACCGACATCAAGAAGGTTCTCGCCTATTCCACCGTGAGCCAGCTCGGAACCATGATGCTCGGCGTCGGCGTCGGCGCGTACGCGGCCGGCGTCTTTCATCTCATGACGCACGCGTTCTTCAAGGCGTGTCTCTTCCTATCGGCCGGGAGCGTGATCCACGCGCTCGGTGGCGAGCAGGATCTCCGCAAGATGGGCGGCCTCCGGAAGAAGATGCCGGTCACCTTTCTCGCGATGCTCCTCTCGACCCTCGCGATCGCGGGGATCCCCGGCTTCTCCGGCTTCTTCTCGAAGGACGAGATCCTGTGGAACGCGTATGCCGGACCGCACGGACACTGGGCGCTCTGGCTGGCGGGCGTGCTCGGAGCGGGGATGACCGCCTTCTACATGTTCCGTCTCCTCTTCCTCGCCTTCTTCGGAGAGTGCCGGGCGGACGAGGTGGCGAAGCGGCACCTCCACGAATCGCCGCGCGTCATGACCGTTCCGCTCGCCCTTCTCGCGGTTCTCTCCGTCGCCGGAGGATGGGTGGGGATTCCGAAGGTTCTCGGGGGCGGCAATCAT includes:
- the nuoL gene encoding NADH-quinone oxidoreductase subunit L, with the protein product MHESGARIAETSLLWIVLLPLLGAAWNGFFGKKIQMRFGERAIAAVGCLTVAASFLLSLRAVLALPPGGAAADRVYLWFGAGDLHVPFSLLLDPLSAVMALVVTGVSALIHLYSIGYMRGDRGFYRYFSFLNLFVFAMLLLVLGDNILLLFVGWEGVGLCSYLLIGFWFADREKAAAGMKAFLVNRIGDLGFLVGILALWWSLAKHGVFSLDFRAMAEGIHLLQGDTILGVPALAFIGIALFVGAAGKSAQIPLYVWLPDAMAGPTPVSALIHAATMVTAGVYMIARMSFLYSLAPQALAVVAVIGAATALFAATIGFAQTDIKKVLAYSTVSQLGTMMLGVGVGAYAAGVFHLMTHAFFKACLFLSAGSVIHALGGEQDLRKMGGLRKKMPVTFLAMLLSTLAIAGIPGFSGFFSKDEILWNAYAGPHGHWALWLAGVLGAGMTAFYMFRLLFLAFFGECRADEVAKRHLHESPRVMTVPLALLAVLSVAGGWVGIPKVLGGGNHFHHYLEPAITAHEAHGSHALEFLLMAVSVLLALSGIALAYHFYIKKPDLPVRLAARARGLHRLVENKYYVDEIYGATAVRGVLVLSRVLRVFDDFVIDGLVNLSGWIGRIVALVSGWFDLVFVDGLVNALANGTIDLGRRARRMQTGAVQTYVLAVFGGILALIALYLGLGGGA